Within Macellibacteroides fermentans, the genomic segment TAGATACGACTCCGCTTTGTGTGGCCGAACGATAGGGCAGTATCAAAGCATCTGCTGCCGAGAAGTAGTCGCTGATCTCATTGTCATTTATATACCGGTTGAATACCCTGATTCGCTCTTTCGCACCGGAAGCATCGATCTGATGCTGGTATTTATCGAAGCTGCCGTAGCATTCGCCGGCAATTACAAGCTGATAGGTGTTATCCAGATGCGACATGGCTTCGATCAGCAAATCAAGTCCTTTATAATGGCGGATCAGTCCGAAAAAGAGTAATGTTTTTTTATCCGGATCAAGCCCCAGCGTGGTGCAGGCTTCCGACCGGTCTTTTCGTTCGCCGAATTGGTTGTACAGGGGATGCGGACTCACCATACAGGGGGCCGCGGGACGGATAGCGTGTAAATCGTTTTTTACATTTTCGCTGAGGGTGATAAATCCATGACACTGATTGAAAAACAGCTTAGCCAACGGCTTATCCATGGGCCGGGCTTCGTGAGGATAGGCATTGTGAAGCAACGCCACCACTTTACAGCTTTTTTTCATCCGGTTGGCTATGTGGGCATAACCGGGTACAAAGAAGCTCATCCAATAGGAGATGATAATCAGATCCGGCGCAAACTCTCTCAACGCTTTTTCCGTAGCAAAATAGCTGAAAGGATTGATGCTGTCT encodes:
- a CDS encoding glycosyltransferase; protein product: MKGEPATRFTLFSFTMYPIMKIAILSPFYPYRGGIAQFSAMLYDELGKEHQVKAFNFKRLYPGILFPGKTQYVDKDDQAEVVESVRTLDSINPFSYFATEKALREFAPDLIIISYWMSFFVPGYAHIANRMKKSCKVVALLHNAYPHEARPMDKPLAKLFFNQCHGFITLSENVKNDLHAIRPAAPCMVSPHPLYNQFGERKDRSEACTTLGLDPDKKTLLFFGLIRHYKGLDLLIEAMSHLDNTYQLVIAGECYGSFDKYQHQIDASGAKERIRVFNRYINDNEISDYFSAADALILPYRSATQSGVVSIAYHFDTPMISTPVGDFPASIDIPKTGIVTSAITAQAIEEAILTLFKNDQLATCLKNIETEKKALSWETFAGKVINYVQTL